A single Nicotiana tabacum cultivar K326 chromosome 5, ASM71507v2, whole genome shotgun sequence DNA region contains:
- the LOC107771735 gene encoding uncharacterized protein LOC107771735, with translation MLSEHSVNLTYMQAWRANEKALEFLRGHPADSYSKLPSYLYILEKTYSGPVVVVDGTFLKSAYMGIMLTASTMDAAGIKPINCFLPHNVCTILPLAYAVVDSENDASWKWFFEQFKHTYGERPNMCVVSDRNESILKATSIVYPAMPHYSCMWHIWTNIRAKFNKGHLKLSELYFAKAQSYMLDEFNERMSKIEEIEPRVRAYLYDIGYHRWSRVHATVNKIWTMISNIAESLNAVTKDARELPIVKLLEYMRTLLERWTNEKLLKEKGTFTYLGFKFNKELDDNRTLSHKLRVRASIDYIHTVLDGMRDYIVCLENKRCSCGQFQLDELPCPHALAALRHRDGSYEQYCSPYYTRENLLRTYEIPVNPLPDESKWNMPQRITEEVVNPPSGGKRQPGRPQNKDTKYIMK, from the exons ATGTTGTCTGAACACAGCGTGAACTTAACATACATGCAAGCTTGGAGAGCAAACGAAAAGGCTTTGGAGTTTTTGAGAGGTCATCCTGCTGACTCATACAGCAAATTGCCTAGTTATTTGTATATTCTAGAGAAGACTTATTCGGG GCCAGTTGTAGTAGTTGATGGGACCTTTTTAAAGTCAGCATACATGGGAATAATGCTAACAGCTAGTACAATGGATGCAGCAGGTATTAAA CCAATTAATTGCTTTTTGCCACATAATGTATGTACCATATTACCATTGGCATATGCTGTTGTTGATTCAGAAAATGACGCATCATGGAAGTGGTTTTTTGAGCAATTCAAACATACGTATGGTGAAAGACcaaatatgtgtgttgtttcagATCGGAATGAGAGTATCTTGAAGGCAACATCTATTGTTTATCCCGCCATGCCACATTATtcttgcatgtggcatatttggacaaatataagAGCAAAGTTCAATAAGGGACATCTAAAGTTAAGCGAATTGTACTTTGCCAAGGCACAGTCATACATgcttgatgaatttaatgaaaggatgtcaaagattgaagagatTGAACCGCGTGTTAGAGCATACTTATACGATATTGGCTATCATAGATGGTCTCGAGTACATGCTACGGTGAACAAAATTTGGACTATGATATCAAACATTGCAGAGTCGTTGAATGCTGTAACAAAAGATGCAAGAGAACTGCCGATAGTAAAACTATTAGAGTATATGAGGACTCTTCTTGAACGTTGGACTAATGAAAAGTTATTGAAAGAAAAGGGTACATTCACATACCTTGGGTTTAAATTCAACAAAGAGTTGGATGACAACAGAACATTGTCGCACAAGCTTAGA GTGAGGGCTTCAATAGACTACATCCATACAGTACTAGATGGTATGAGGGACTATATTGTTTGTCTTGAAAATAAAAGATGTAGTTGTGGGCAATTCCAGCTTGATGAACTTCCTTGTCCACATGCTTTGGCTGCTTTAAGGCACAGGGATGGGTCTTATGAACAATATTGTTCTCCTTATTACACAAGGGAGAACCTCTTGCGTACTTATGAAATACCAGTAAATCCCCTACCTGATGAAAGCAAATGGAATATGCCACAACGTATAACTGAAGAAGTTGTAAATCCACCTTCAGGTGGGAAAAGACAGCCAGGAAGACCTCAAAACAAAGATACAAAATATATAATGAAGTAA